One Drosophila santomea strain STO CAGO 1482 chromosome X, Prin_Dsan_1.1, whole genome shotgun sequence DNA segment encodes these proteins:
- the LOC120455978 gene encoding vacuolar protein sorting-associated protein 26 — MNFLGFGQSADIEIVFDGAEHKTAEVKGEDGKVEKMLLFYDGETVSGKVNVTLKKPGNKLEHQGIKIEFIGQIELYYDRGNHHEFKCLAKALARPGDLIQNNSYPFDFPNVEKQFEVYAGSNVRLRYFLRATIVRRLSDITKEVDIAVHTLCSYPEMNNPIKMEVGIEDCLHIEFEYNKSKYHLRDTIIGKIYFLLVRIKIKHMEIAIIKKESTGTGPTMFNENETIAKYEIMDGAPVKGESIPIRVFLAGYNLTPTMRDINKKFSVKYFLNLVLMDTEDRRYFKQQEITLWRKADIPRYHGAQQHQQQQHQHVPLHAPPHLVSGPAAPTVAHSLISSSTDSGEAGGAPTAPGTAGSESKMGLFTRESPNQEFSQQQLDSPPLTPTASTASVAVPVPTAASSVSEPAPERGIGDGAAAATTSASPVAMLSSSPPPLLPVSPLSRSDAEASEHVQPEDEGTDAIAPSTKKAGATPLATD; from the exons ATGAATTTCCTGGGATTCGGCCAGTCAGCGGACATTGAGATAGTCTTTGATGGAGCTGAGCACAAGACGGCGGAGGTTAAAGGGGAGGACGGCAAAGTGGAGAAGATGCTGCTCTTCTACGACGGGGAGACGGTATCCGGCAAG GTGAACGTGACTCTAAAGAAGCCGGGCAACAAGCTGGAGCACCAGGGCATTAAGATCGAATTCATTGGCCAGATCGAGCTGTACTACGACCGGGGTAACCACCACGAATTCAAGTGTTTAGCGAAGGCGCTGGCCCGTCCGGGCGATCTCATCCAGAACAACAGTTATCCGTTCGATTTCCCCAACGTGGAGAAGCAGTTTGAGGTGTACGCCGGCTCGAACGTGCGACTGCGTTACTTCCTGCGCGCAACCATCGTCAGGCGACTCAGCGACATAACCAAGGAGGTTGACATCGCCGTACACACACTATGTAGCTACCCGGAGATGAACAACCCCATCAAGATGGAGGTTGGCATTGAAGACTGCCTGCACATCGAGTTTGAGTACAACAAAAGCAAGTACCACCTGCGGGACACGATTATCGGCAAGATCTACTTCCTGTTGGTGCGCATCAAGATCAAGCACATGGAGATCGCGATCATCAAGAAAGAGAGCACGGGCACGGGTCCCACCATGTTTAACGAGAACGAAACGATTGCCAAGTACGAAATCATGGACGGAGCGCCCGTTAAAGGCGAAAGCATACCCATCCGGGTCTTCCTTGCTGGCTACAATCTCACGCCGACCATGCGGGACATAAACAAGAAGTTCTCGGTCAAGTATTTCCTCAACCTAGTGCTGATGGACACCGAGGACCGACGCTACTTCAAGCAACAGGAGATCACGCTGTGGCGCAAGGCAGACATACCGCGCTACCATGGAGctcagcagcaccagcaacagcagcaccaacacGTCCCACTGCACGCTCCGCCGCACCTGGTCAGCGGTCCTGCTGCGCCTACAGTGGCCCACTCGCTGATCAGCTCGAGCACAGACAGCGGGGAGGCGGGAGGAGCCCCGACAGCGCCGGGCACTGCGGGATCTGAGTCCAAGATGGGCCTGTTTACCAGGGAGAGCCCCAACCAGGAGTTCAGCCAACAGCAACTGGATTCTCCGCCGCTGACGCCCACGGCGTCGACCGCGTCCGTTGCAGTTCCAGTCCCCACAGCGGCGTCATCTGTTTCAGAACCAGCTCCCGAGCGGGGCATAGGCGATGGAGCCGCAGCGGCCACCACAAGTGCCTCGCCCGTTGCTATGCTCTCCAGTTCGCCACCGCCATTGCTGCCAGTATCGCCGCTTTCCCGATCCGATGCCGAAGCGT